The DNA region gtgcagcagctgccaaaaaagccaacacagtttgaggctgcataaatagagggatagaatcaagatcatgtgaagtgttaataccactttataatgccttggtaaggccacacttggaatactgcattcagttttgggcgccacgatgtagaaaagatgtggagactctagaaagagtgcagagaagagcaacaaagatgattaggggcctggagactaaaacatatgaagaacggttgcaggaattgggtatgtcttgtttaatgaaaagaaggactaggagacatgatagcagtattccaatatctcaggggttgccacaaagaagagggagtcaaactattctccagggtaCCTGAggctagaacaagaagcaatgaagaaggcttaagaaacagagatgagcaccaaccgCTAAAGTTGGTCACAATTAGGATAAAACCCACAGTGACACCTTTACCTCACACTAGTTAAGCATATAGGATTGAGTTCAAAGCTTGCTCTGCTAAACATTCAAAGGGAAAGCTTTTTTAGAAGTTGTCCCAATTGATGAGTAAGTTTACTAGGCTGGTCTTACTTAGTTGCTTCCATTCTCAGTGGGGCTATTTCTAACAGAGACTAAAATAATGTATCAGTGTATTCTTTATTTATAGAAACAACCTGCTTCCTTcacattaattattaatttaatggTTTTTTAATTTATTGGAAATTGACTATTATTGGTCATGACTAGATGCTGCAAAAGTTCAACATTTAGTTTCAACCTTAGCTGAGTAGCTTAATAAATTTGAGAATGTAAGCCAACAAGACTAGTTGCTTCACTGACTCAGTAAGGAATGCTTTCTTCTGGCAAAAACAGGTGTGCCTGTCGTGTTTGAAATGTTTCAAAGCACACTCCATTTTAAATTTGAAATGGCAATTTGCTCTTACCAAGAATTTTCAAAGGTTGTTCCTACTATAAAAGTTCGCTCCAATTCAGAACACTTCTGGTTTTGGTGTAACAGCATTAGAAGACTTCAGTAAAATCAAAACACCCATTTCATACTCAGAATGTTTTATGTATCATCAACATTCATATGAACCTCGTGAATCTAGCAAATTAAGCTACACTCTGGAAAAGGAAGCATTAGTCAATAATAAGTACAACAGAAAAAAGAATTTAATGTTTTtctgataaaaaaatatttaattgattgattgattgtaggCCATTAACATGGTATTGACCCTTAGCAACCATATAAgtagattttctccaggatttTATATAACAGTAGTTTAAAATCTTTAGTACTTACtacaggggggtcaaactcaaggcctgggggccagatctggcatGTGAGTTGCTTAGATGCCGGATCTGgctggagctgcccttgaaacaGTGATGGACCAGtctgcaatgcctctgccagtgaaaatggaactcaggaggaCCGCAGGTggccttcctgagctctgtttttgctggcagagggttgaagAAGGCTGTTGcaggtgaaaatggagctggtaGAATGCTTAAGTCATCACAGGTGCCCTCGAcgtaagtgacattgagctggccatgcccaccctggccacaacCATCCCAACCCCATGAGGTCaaacaaccttgatgcggccctcgataaaatcgagtttgacaccccttgacACTGCATATGAAACCCCAGGGCACTGTTTCTGTTTCAGGAATCAACTTCAGACGATTGGAATAGCTGCTGCCAATACCTGGGGCCTCTTTCTGCTTGTGTTGCTGTTAGGATATGGCTTAGTAGAAATCCCACGCTCTCACTGGAATGGAGCTAAAAAGGGCTACCTTCTCATGAAGACCTACTTCAAGGCTGCTAAACTGATGACCGAAAAGGCAGATGCAGAAGAAAACCTGGAGGATATTATGGAGGTAAGTACATTCTGCAGTGGAGGGATATAAAAGGAAGTAGATAAGAATTTTGAGAAACAAAATGCCAATACAATTTCTTGATATCCAGGGTAGCAAGAAAATTAACAAGCACTTTATATTATGTCAGCTGCAGTGCTATTTTCAATACTGTAAAGGGAATTTCCTGCTCCCTTATTTCATAATTTCAACTCttaatttttaaagataaaaccTCCAGGCCCCAGAGCCAAAGAGCATAAAAAGTGCAAAGTAAAAAGAGGACTCCATTACCAATTATGTCGCCTGCTTTTCCAACTTTTTCCTAAAACTAGTTTCAAAATAAATTCCTCAATGAGTCTGTCACGGCTTGTAAAAATCCAACTCCTTTGTAAAATATTGTACATTTAACTGAATGTCATAGTAAAAATTTCTCTGCATAGAAATTATATttctgatggtttttttttttcctcttcacatAAACAGGAGGTCCGTAAAGTAAATGAAAGCATCAAATACAACCATCCTTTGAGGAAATGTGTGGATACAATACTAAAAAAGGTAGCTTAATCAAGCAGTATTAAACATTGCCACGGGGGTTTGAAATTATCAGTGGAGCATAAGAAGGCTAATTCAAGTCTGGGTAAAGGATATTTTCCTTACTTTTTTCAGTAGAGACAGTAGGATGTCTTGTCTTAGTCTCAGTGCTCCATTGTGCCAGTCATGCCCACAATTACTGTACTCAACCACTTAGCAATCAGGAGAAAAATTACTGCAAATAGCTCTGGGAAGTAGCATAGGAAAAAGACCTTCATTAATTTCGATATTTTCACTTGTACACTGCCACTggcagaagaaaaggaaagccCCACAAAAAGATCAGGACTTTCAGACAAaaatcctaaaggtgctttttcacgaGGCAACTGTACttcctggttttttctttgaggatgtttcgcttctcatccaagaaacttcttcagctcttccgaaagtccagttgctttgtgaaaaagcacctttgtgacaaccatgacctggatgactgagaatctccatagacattcagatAAAAATATTTGTGCAGGACTACAGgtcgttctcaacttacaacattcatttatcaactgtttgaagttaaaacagcactgaaaaaagagacctaTGGCCGTTTATCATACTTACAACGATTACAGGagacccatggtcacatgatcaaaatttggacacttggcaacggaCATGTAtgtatgacgattgcagtgtcctggggtcatggttacattttgcgaccttcagacACTTGGTGACTGATTCATATTAATGACAGTTGCAAGTCtattaccttttgtgaccttctgataagcaaaggcaatggggaagccagattcacttagtaaccatgttaccaacttaacaactgcaatgattcacttaacaattacggcaagaaaggatgcaaaactCTCTTTACAACTGTCTCGCtttgcaatggaaatgttggactcataacttgaggattacctataatcagaaatttgtctgaagtgatatgaTTGTTTTTCTGTAGTAGGAACTATTTCCTAGTTTTAATGGATCAAGGAAACAGGATAGCCCACTGTTTTCTTCTTTGCTAGGGAAACTTtgaataaaaagaatgaaaataagatCTCATGTATAATAAGAGAAGAGCAGATCATTATTTTTTCTGGTAGGCTTTGATATAGAGACTTTGATGTAGACTGCAGTATATTCTCTCTTAATTTCAGTGTCCCACGGAATATCAGGATAGGATGGGTCGAAACATGGATGATTATGAAGACTTTGAAGAAAGATCCAATACTTATCCAACAGAGAAAAGCCTAGTGAAGCTTCATAAGCAGGTAGTTAGATAATGTCAATGGCTTATGTTCAGTGCGTGTGAAATTGTAGCAGATGCATAACCAGAACATGCAAGTAGGATAACGTGTACGTATATGTGAGAGAGTACTATAACTGCATTCCTGAATCTAAATAATCCAAAAGTTCCCTTTGTCAACTCGTAAAGCATTCCTGGCCtactctcaagttgccatagggaggaggggggaacaaCTGACAGAGCAACTCagctcattggagaatgtgatttatgacacaccctgggaagAGGGGAGAAACAGGGTCATAGTTGAGCCGTAAATTACGTGGGGCAGAGGTGTCTTCATTCACTTATGTgttgacatgttgctcctaataaataactggatttcttttgaaacttggctcgaggttcATGAGTTCATTAGGGCATCGTGGGAATCCTGACAGCCTTCCTTGAGAGACCTCCTCAAAGACACCTCTGGGTATTTGCATCCACCACTGTGTTTGTTTTCTCTTGAATATATCTGAATTTAAAGTTATCGTTCAAGAGAGCAAGACACCAGTAAACAAACTACTTTTGTCTTGGGCTTCCTATAATCACACCATAGAGCAGATGACTGTTCAAATGCAGTCTAATACTCCTGGGGTGGCACTCTATTCTTTTCCAGCTCCAGACCACAGATTCATGGGAATTCTACCTCCAGTTTTCAAAGATGCACAGTCTTTCCAGTAGGGAAAAAGGGCTGACCATCTGACAGAGAACATATCTTCCTCACGGATGTGAATTCAGTGTCTGAGCTGCAGTATGCAAATCGGGCATGTAATCTACATACTGTTTTCCTAGTTATTCATTATATCAGTATAAGAATTACCAGATAATGAAGTTAATTTCTGCtgtctttccaactctgtttattttgCTAGTACCTGAACTCAGTTGTCTAGTCGCAATGTTACAACATGCATAATTATTTCcagtctttctttaaaaaatatgcacTGTATTGTAAGCAGGTGTGATTGTGCTTAATGCATGAAAATATATCCACATATATCCATAATTACCTATGCTAATCAAGGTGTTGGTGTtcctatatatttaatatattgtgTATGCAGGAAGATACTTGGTAACCCAAGCCATATTCCTCATAAAAAAATTATTCCTATCTTTGTTTTGGCATCTGCgtgcatatatatacacatacattcattctgtGGAATGGATGTGTATTCTGTTTATTAAGGAAGTACTTGTTGGAGTTTTGAGAAAATCATCTCTATCTTATTCTGCCTTTATTGCCATAAATAACTAGaatgctgtttttattttgttaggTAAATTATTCAGTTCAAAGACATCATCGTACACAAGTCCAGTGGCAAATTCTTTTAGAGCAAGCCTTTTACCTGGAAGATGTGGCAAAAAATGAATCCAGTGCCACTCGTCAATTTGTTCATACTTTTCAGTCTCAAGAAGCTGAAAACAAAATTATCCAATATCTCTATACACCAACTCTTGGTATGTTTTGTTATACCATAATAGAATACATGTTTTAAACAAAACCTCTAAAATAATGAAAAGGATTCCATTGTGATCCATCCTAAGTCTatggcatctttttttaaaaaatcattcaaaCCTTGCTCCTTATCACCATTTTCTACTTAGGTTTAATTTTGTATGTGGGGTTCATCCTTTGTCCTCTTACTGTCTGTCCTAGGTACTTCAGCTCAAGTGCTGCTACTAGAAAAGTTATAAGTagctgacttatgaccacaattgggaccagaaaatgtattatttaatttaatttaataaattaaatttattattaaatggtGTTGTCATTAAGTGTGACATCATGTGACTACCTCTGATTTTTACAACCTGATTTTGCTTAACCTGCATCGTTAAGTAAAAGGTCACTTGATTGCAATTTGTGGCCTTCcttgccagcttctccattgactctgaTTGTCGGATaacagctgggaaggttacaaatggtagtgatatgactctgggacactgcaactatcataaatgtgaacctgcaatagtcataagcataagttacttttttcggTGAGGTTGTAACTTCAAAGACTTGCTGAacaaacggtcataaatcaaggactatcggAAAGCAACTTTGAAAcgattttcttattattttttttcgtttgttttgtttcgttttgcTTTAGAATGGTATTGGGAATGCCTTCTACGACCATGGTTCCACAGGATTCTCGCCATTATCCTGGCCATCTTTTCCATCGTCGTCGTGTGGTCAGAATGTACGTTTTTCAGCCCAAAGCCAGTTCTGTCCCTCTTTGCAGTCTTCATACGACTAGCGGAAAAGAATTACAACTATTTTTACATAGAGGTCAGTTCATGTGATGGTTTGGCAATTTCTGTCATAACTATTGTTAAGTTCCGCATTCATTGACTTTGAGGAAACTGCTTAGATTTGATCTTATTTGTTAGAGCTATTCAAATTTGGGATTAGAAGGAAATTCACTACTTTAGTTAGGTCATTCACATGGCACCTGTCTGCAACTGTTAATTGAGCCTAATAAAAACTCTAGTTTCTTGTTTTGCAGATGGCTTGtttttttacaatctttttcCTGAGTATCTGCGTTTATTCTACGGTCTTCAGGATCCGTGTATTCAACTATTATTACTTAGCTTCACACCATCAAACAGATGCATATAGTTTGCTTTTCAGTGGCATGTAAGTATTTATTTTGCTATTTGTGTTGTTTGGCCAGTTACAACCAATATAAAGAAGGAATGCACTGAAATATAAATAGATCTTGGTCAAAATCTAGACTCCACAATAGCTCTCAGTTTAATTTTTAATCAGATTATATCAATTATTATATATGATAATTAtgtatgtcagcattccaagtaacgcacccattgaaagcagaactccaaggcaggctgATTCCCCAAAGAataatttattggatacatcataacAATTTagtggcacaactggtgaaaactgactctgaaagttcccgcggttttcaattaattaaaaagtaaaagttcccccTCCCCTGACATCAGTCACGTTGTCCAATAAAAGTACCGTCCAGTTAAGTGGTTACtctattcctcctcttccccgcCACCTGTTGAGATGTCCTTGGCTCCCACAGGAAAACGTTTTGTTTTGACTCCCAAGACCCTAGCTAAcaattttctcccccctccctctcttgtaGCAACCCTGAAGTCATAAAGATGGCCTCGGTCAGGttcgcttcagggttgacaatgtAATTAGAAGTAGAATCCCAGAAACTGTTCCCTGCTGTGCAGAAGAGTCTCATTCATAGGAGACTAAGGGAGAGAAGCACTGAGAAACTGGGCAAAAGGATCTTCTGTACAATATCTCCCTTCTTCCACGCCATTCCACTCCATTCAGAAATCAtctcccttcttcctgctcattCTACTCTATTCAGTAGAGACTCAACTTCCATCTTTCGGAAGAGTGtttaccaataaaagagaatatttgtaactcaggtttgaaatgaggggaccttggtgctctctgacattggttgttttcttgcaaataatGAAGTCTGCAGGAAAACATCCAGTGCcagtactagcactgatgatgttatctagtttgagtaatgaaacatctacaagaaagcaaccaagctcagagagcgcagTGTGTTTGCAGAAGGTTGTTGGGAACAGAAAGAGGAAATCTGTTTTGATTCATCTCCTTTCGGTAGCACATACCTAGATCCAGTCCAAATACTGTTTACAGTTCTATGTGGAGCAGTGGACAGGCAATCATCAATTTATGAtccattgcttagcaaccattcaaagttatgaagaACTCTAATAAAGCTACTTATAAACAAGATTTGAAGTTTCAATGGCCACACACCCCATAACATAGTCACATGTTCTGGTCCCCCTCcgtccggtaatgaacgcagacacaggcttagctgtttgccactcttcattcacagcaattataatcctgttggctgaaagcccaaacacgactcactggcaagaaggtggcagcaacccagactccaacaaacatgggaacacaaggcagaccagacaaggagttctccagattactacgaacagttgtgtcctgcaaaaggactcctcccaaagtctcttggaaggggccaagccacaatcacctgggcttgattatctcttatgagtctgtctccataactgcagcctccgtttctccgccctatGTTGCCTGGCgacagggacaaactccctttgatcttccccactgctccatgcctcaggcgcctcctggtggccaaccagcctctctggtccctgctccgagtctgaaccctgcccagggtcctcgaCATCTTCCATAGCtgactcataggggtcctcgctatcggagtccatcggcagctccaacggctcctgctgggccacaacagtcacagGACCACATTTTGGGGGGCATTCGATAGTGAGCCTACATTTATGGTCATCCTACTGTCACAAGAGcacaatttacaacatttttttgaaTGGAACCTGACATTTACTTCCATTTTCTCTCCCAAAAAATACTGCCTAGCGAACCGCGGGTTCATTTAATTACCATTTAATAGCCAccataaaaatattgtaaaattgggtgcaatcACATGATGACCTACTTAACAGCCATGATTTACAATTATAATTGCGatctcaattatagtcataagccgaggactacctgaattatgTAAATGTTACCTAACTTCCTCTGCATGAAAAGAATCAAAAAAAGTACAATACAGTAACATGAACACATTCACCCTTATTAATATCGAAGGAAGAGTTTGCAATTACTTTACAACTGCTGCTACTTTTCACCCAGGTTATTCTGTCGTTTGACTCCTCCACTGTGTCTGAATTTTTTGGGCTTGACTCATATGGATGCAGCAATTTCCCAGAGAACCACGGATCAGCCAACTGCATATACCTCTGTAAGTCAACACTGTTTGTTTTTTCTGCGCTGTATTTATACATTTGATACTAAGAGATTTCCCCAAAGCGGTTGAAAGTAGAATTTCAAATCTGTTTGGCCTGGCTTGATTCTTTCTTTGGCTATTTCGGCTCAGTAGAAATTGTTTCATTTGCATACAAGTCCCGGTTTCCTATATACAATTTGGTTCTACTGACAGAAGCTTAAAAGCAATCCCTACAAAGGGAAAATTCCTGAATGTTATTAATCTTAGCCTGTACTTCTTATGTCTATCACTGGGTAGATGAGATTTAGTGTTTTATCCGTATTTATTACATCTAATTAGTTAGTAAACTTATGTTTCTTGCACTCAATGAAGCTAATAGAATACATTTAGTGTATAATAAGAATGACAGATTTCTAAAACAAACCATTGTCAGCTTAAGTCCAAATTTAAGGCTATCTAATTTTGGTTCAATATCCATGTAGTGTGGAAATAGGAATTTACACCTGATTCCTAGAAAATGTATTCCATGACCTATAATGATAAAGCATCAAATGCTTCCTAGACCAAGGATGGGCTAGGATAAGATGACACGGCTTTGATAAGCACATCTGTTTTCCTTACTGTTTCTGGGGCCTGAATTATTAAGGAACAAGGTAAATGTATGGAGGAATGCATATTAACAAGTAAAGTTTGTGACCTAGATCATTTATGATGATGGGCACATGAATCCAGCTTTTTTGTAGTGCTTGAATCAGCCTTAAATCAGACATTAATGCTTTAACAATCTTCTTTTCAAAAAAACAGAACATTTCAAGAGCTCAATTTAAGGCAATCTGGTGTTCTTGCTGTATTTAAATCTATTTTCTTGTAAGTGAAttatcatttaaaaagaaaaggcctAGATTAGTCAGAACTCCTTCCTGAAGCTTATGATGGGGCATACTGATTTTAATCCTGATATGATCTCATTAAACAAAATTTAGTTTacattttagaaagaaaaactcGGAATTAAGATTCCTCCCAAATGCTCTGGTTTGTAAATTGGAAGGCTCTTGTTATAAATTTCATTCATCATGTATCAAAAGATGACAAAAAATAAAGATGATTGAATTCAGTCAGTTTTCCAGCATTGCATATGAATCATTTTGTCCCAGGATGTCTGAGCTCTGggtttgcctgcagaagttggaGGGCAGTCTGTccgtacttaccatatttttcggagtataagacgcaccttttcccctcaaaaaaagagggtgaaaatctgggtgcgactTACAGCattttgaatacagcatttttggcttcccgaaaccccacccctttgcaaaaatggtcgtgcatagcctttaggaggctttcagagtgctcctaggggcagGTGAAGgaagaaatgagcgaaaaacgggccattttttgctcatattGCCCCCCgcccagccccctggagcactctataagcctcctaatggCTATGCATGTCGGGGGTTTTGACAAAAAACTGtcagttttcacgaaaaacaggctgttttggggaggtctgcagagtgcaaaaacttttaatttacttcttcaaaatcttggtgcgtcttatactccgaaaaatatggtagttgcagTTTCCACAGTTATAGATTCTCTTCTTTCTTATACATTATCTTCTTATTTATACAAATTATTCTACTTGGGTAATAGAGTGGTGAAGTGGCctggaggtggagctctcgcctcacgatCCGGAGGCTGTAAATTCGATCCTAgatagcggcagatatttctttctctggacACAATGAGTAATTATCTGCTGCGAATTctacattggcgacaggaagggcatctgaccagtaaacgctcagctgcattcagttgccctgactctacCCCAatgtaagggattacagggtgattaaaagacaaaaaaattacatttggatAATAAAATAACAGTGGGGCTTACCTTATACTATGCCATTTTCTATTGGCAGAGAGCAGCAACCAGAGAGTTAACttatagctgaaattttgagtgtGTGCagttgtttttacttttttaatatacagtatttgaAGATGAATATCAAACATAAAATGTTCTTCCTTTCTTAATTATATTGATAgatgtattattaaaaaaaaattaaatacgcTATTCATTCTCTGCAGGATCAAATTATAATCCTATTTTGTAGGGTATATTGAGGTGTTCATGGAACACAAATCATGGATTTTAAAGCCAGACTTTACTTAAtatcaatatataaaatattttgagcaaaacaacaaaacaaaacttagCTTTGCTAACATCCATTGCTCTTTGCTTCCCAGATTATGGGATCGATGAAAGTATTGTCCTTCATAGCAGATGGCTTTTATATTTATTATCCCATGCTGGTTGTCATTCTCTGCATTGCTACTTACTTCAGGTAGGAAATGGGCTTTTTCAAAGTTGCATTGTTTGGATATTGAGTGTTCTGAAATTGCTCTTCCTTTCTCAAGCGAATTGGCCTTTCTCAGCCGGTTCAGAAAACGTTGAAAAAAATAGAGCGAGCTTTAACATCAACTtgagttttcccccttccttttcctgacATGGAAATTTTAGAGTTGCAAGCACAATAACCAGTGAGCCTCCTCAGATTGTTTGGCTGGTGATAAGTGAAAATAAATTTGTACCATACAAAATACATAGCTCTCCTGCTTGACACATCATTAGAATGTTACTTCATTCCAGGGCTGTCTTAACGCATGGGCTTGATGGGCACTTGCCCATGAGCCCCACAAGCAAAGGGGCCCTTTACTAATCTGtttatgttaacccttcaatgcaccttgtgtCATATAAATACAgaaacatatttattacattttactgtatttttaattaatactaatatgcaaatatatgtttaatttt from Thamnophis elegans isolate rThaEle1 chromosome 3, rThaEle1.pri, whole genome shotgun sequence includes:
- the LMBRD2 gene encoding G-protein coupled receptor-associated protein LMBRD2, with protein sequence MSGAALGIEIVVVFFLALIILHRYGDFKKQHKLVIVATLLAWYLCFLIVFILPLDVTTTIYNRCKLDINESYTSPTNSGSAVQNQDTNPTQSKHKCIKPWSYIPDRIMPIFWRVVYWTSQFLTWILLPFMQSYARSGGFSITGKIKTALIENAIYYGTYLLIFGAFLIYVAINPNISLQWNQLQTIGIAAANTWGLFLLVLLLGYGLVEIPRSHWNGAKKGYLLMKTYFKAAKLMTEKADAEENLEDIMEEVRKVNESIKYNHPLRKCVDTILKKCPTEYQDRMGRNMDDYEDFEERSNTYPTEKSLVKLHKQVNYSVQRHHRTQVQWQILLEQAFYLEDVAKNESSATRQFVHTFQSQEAENKIIQYLYTPTLEWYWECLLRPWFHRILAIILAIFSIVVVWSECTFFSPKPVLSLFAVFIRLAEKNYNYFYIEMACFFTIFFLSICVYSTVFRIRVFNYYYLASHHQTDAYSLLFSGMLFCRLTPPLCLNFLGLTHMDAAISQRTTDQPTAYTSIMGSMKVLSFIADGFYIYYPMLVVILCIATYFSLGTRCLNLLGFQQFMGDNEMTSDLIDEGKELIRREKRKRQRQEDGDNRRREWKERYGNNREPSTRNRNIQADQKESSFTEINTNRLTSKYTRSNGRSERDTVELLQDAEPLDFNADSVNEDPLDSESGRYQPGGRYLSMSRSRIFDDV